A window from Zingiber officinale cultivar Zhangliang chromosome 7A, Zo_v1.1, whole genome shotgun sequence encodes these proteins:
- the LOC122002393 gene encoding uncharacterized protein LOC122002393, whose translation MATEILISPIDQAAATPALPLQPAATAGSTRMWGWMATTARAVGGACLHVLESSATGTLIFTSVSLLLVWQQKKKTRRPARPLTRSMSIAMLQGGDKAMQRFKLCHDAIHDEAKLKAAVDDMRREIHMPQIDFAKLYACVGVVEISGKEKEAIELLEDALKRQKAEHTHEIHELELLLVEMNIYQGNYQKALNYPCMKADDISSADARVHLYQAVIYTMMNDEERARESYKKMREIRSGFHGQKFFKEGSSMSLDVADFDEFAKVAKRLVQEIQEAQSGTPAAKAQESQQKTDRSGQTDGKEIKDAHSGTTAAEAQKSQQKTDQSGKTDGQEVINAHSGKTAADAQESQQKTDQSGKTNGQEIKDAHSGKTAADAQKSQKKTDQSGKTDGQEIKDAHSGKTGADAQKSQQKTDRSGQTDGQEIKDAHSGTTAADAQKSQQKTDQSGKTDGQEIKDAHSGKTAADAQQSQQKADQLIGANGTVARGTGSATN comes from the exons ATGGCCACCGAAATCTTAATCTCCCCCATCGATCAAGCCGCCGCAACCCCCGCCCTGCCGCTGCAGCCCGCCGCAACGGCGGGGAGCACGCGGATGTGGGGGTGGATGGCGACGACGGCGCGGGCCGTGGGCGGCGCTTGTCTGCACGTGCTAGAAAGCTCGGCGACAGGCACGCTCATCTTCACGTCGGTGAGCCTGTTGCTGGTGTGGCAGCAGAAGAAGAAGACGCGGAGGCCGGCACGGCCCCTCACCCGGTCCATGTCGATAGCCATGCTGCAAGGCGGCGACAAGGCGATGCAGCGGTTCAAGCTCTGCCACGACGCCATTCACGACGAAGCCAAGCTGAAGGCCGCCGTCGATGACATGCGCCGCGAGATCCACATGCCCCAAATCGACTTCGCCAAATTATAC GCATGCGTCGGAGTCGTAGAGATTAGCGGAAAAGAGAAGGAAGCAATCGAATTGCTCGAAGACGCCCTAAAGAGACAAAAGGCCGAGCACACGCACGAGATCCATGAGCTCGAGCTCTTACTGGTCGAAATGAACATTTACCAG GGAAACTACCAAAAGGCTCTGAATTACCCATGCATGAAAGCAGACGACATTTCTTCTGCAGATGCTCGAGTTCATTTATATCAG GCGGTGATCTACACAATGATGAACGATGAAGAACGAGCCAGAGAGAGCTACAAGAAGATGAGGGAAATTCGAAGCGGATTCCATGGGCAAAAGTTCTTCAAGGAGGGCTCGTCGATGTCGCTTGACGTTGCTGATTTCGACGAGTTCGCGAAGGTGGCGAAGCGACTGGTGCAAGAGATCCAGGAAGCTCAGTCCGGAACGCCAGCCGCCAAAGCTCAGGAATCTCAGCAAAAAACTGATCGATCAGGGCAAACAGATGGGAAAGAGATCAAGGATGCTCACTCCGGAACGACAGCGGCCGAAGCTCAGAAATCTCAGCAAAAAACTGATCAATCAGGGAAAACAGATGGGCAAGAGGTCATAAATGCTCACTCCGGAAAGACAGCCGCCGACGCTCAGGAATCTCAGCAAAAAACTGATCAATCCGGGAAAACAAATGGGCAAGAGATCAAGGATGCTCACTCCGGAAAGACAGCCGCCGACGCTCAGAAATCTCAGAAAAAAACTGATCAATCCGGGAAAACAGATGGGCAAGAGATCAAGGATGCTCACTCCGGAAAGACAGGCGCCGACGCTCAGAAATCTCAGCAAAAAACTGATCGATCAGGGCAAACAGATGGGCAAGAGATCAAGGATGCTCACTCCGGAACGACAGCCGCCGACGCTCAGAAATCTCAGCAAAAAACTGATCAATCCGGGAAAACAGATGGGCAAGAGATCAAGGATGCTCACTCCGGAAAGACAGCCGCCGACGCTCAGCAATCTCAGCAAAAAGCTGATCAATTAATCGGAGCAAACGGTACAGTCGCCCGCGGTACAGGCAGCGCCACCaactga